The Felis catus isolate Fca126 chromosome X, F.catus_Fca126_mat1.0, whole genome shotgun sequence genome includes a region encoding these proteins:
- the DRP2 gene encoding dystrophin-related protein 2 isoform X3, with protein MLQWSSQAAQVRVAATAPAPPQDGAGLSCLSPNLFNGSVGAAGPLEPRAMNLCWNEIKKKSHNLRARLEAFSDHSGKLQLPLQEIIDWLSQKDEELSAQLPLQGDVALVQQEKETHAAFMEDVKSRGPYIYSVLESAQAFLSQHPFEELEEPHSESKDTSPRQRIQNLSRFVWKQATVASELWEKLTARCVDQHRHIEHTLEQLLEIQGAMEELSNTLTQAEGVRATWEPIGDLFIDSLPEHIQALKLFKEEFSPMKDGVKLVNDLAHQLAISDVHLSMENSRALEQINVRWKQLQVSVGERLKQLQDAHRDFGPGSQHFLSSSVQVPWERAISPNKVPYYINHQAQTTCWDHPKMTELYQTLADLNNIKFSAYRTAMKLRRVQKALRLDLVTLTTALEIFNEHDLQASEQVMDVVEVIHCLTALYERLEEERGILVNVPLCVDMSLNWLLNVFDSGRSGKMRALSFKTGIACLCGTEVKEKLQYLFSQVANSGSQCDQRHLGVLLHEAIQVPRQLGEVAAFGGSNVEPSVRSCFRFSTGKPVIEASQFLEWVNLEPQSMVWLAVLHRVTIAEQVKHQTKCSICRQCPIKGFRYRSLKEFNVDICQTCFLTGRASKGNKLHYPIMEYYTPTTSSENMRDFATTLKNKFRSKHYFSKHPQRGYLPVQSVLEADYSETLASSPMLPHADTHSRIEHFASRLAEMESQNCSFFNDSLSPDDSIDEDQYLLRHSSPITDRETAFGQQAPCSMATESKGELEKILAHLEDENRILQGELRRLKWQHEEAAEAPTLAEGSAEVAQDHHNEELLAEARILRQHKSRLETRMQILEDHNKQLESQLQRLRDLLLQPPTEPDGNGSAGSSLASSPQQSEGSHPQEKGHTTPDTEAADDVGSKSQDVSLCLEDIMEKLRHAFPSVRSSDVTANTLLAS; from the exons ATGCTGCAGTGGAGTTCCCAGGCAGCACAG GTTAGAGTTGCTGCTACTGCCCCTGCGCCTCCTCAGGATGGTGCTGGACTTTCCTGCCTAAGCCCAAACCTATTCAACGGGTCTGTTGGTGCCGCTGGACCCCTCGAACCACGAGCCATGAATCTGTGttggaatgaaattaaaaaaaagtctcacaaCCTCCG TGCTCGCCTAGAGGCCTTCTCAGACCACAGTGGGAAGCTTCAGCTCCCTCTCCAAGAGATTATTGACTGGCTCAGCCAGAAAGATGAGGAATTGTCAGCTCAGCTGCCCCTGCAAGGGGATGTGGCTCTGGTGCAacaggagaaggagacacatgCG GCCTTTATGGAAGATGTCAAGTCTCGGGGCCCTTATATCTACTCTGTTCTGGAGTCAGCTCAGGCCTTCCTGTCCCAGCACCCATTTGAGGAATTAGAGGAGCCTCATTCTGAGAGCAAAG ATACTTCTCCCAGACAGCGGATCCAGAACCTTAGCCGCTTTGTGTGGAAGCAGGCAACGGTGGCCAGTGAACTATGGGAGAAGCTGACAGCCCGCTGTGTCGACCAGCACCGCCACATTGAGCACACTCTGGAGCAGCTGTTGGAGATCCAAGGGGCAATGGAGGAATTAAGCAATACTCTGACCCAGGCTGAGGGAGTCCGAGCCACTTGGGAGCCCATTGGGGATCTCTTCATTGATTCACTCCCTGAGCACATCCAGGCTCTTAAG CTATTCAAAGAAGAATTCTCCCCTATGAAAGATGGAGTGAAATTGGTGAATGATCTGGCCCATCAACTTGCCATTTCTGATGTACACTTGTCAATGGAGAATTCCCGCGCCCTGGAGCAGATCAATGTTCGGTGGAAACAGCTACAG GTGTCAGTTGGTGAGAGGCTTAAGCAGCTCCAGGATGCCCACCGGGACTTTGGGCCTGGGTCACAGCATTTCCTCTCCT CCTCTGTGCAGGTTCCCTGGGAAAGAGCAATTTCACCCAATAAAGTTCCCTACTACATCAA CCACCAGGCTCAGACCACTTGCTGGGACCATCCCAAGATGACTGAGTTATACCAAACCCTGG CTGATCTGAACAACATTAAGTTCTCAGCTTACCGCACTGCCATGAAGCTACGCAGAGTCCAGAAGGCGCTGCGTT tgGACCTGGTAACTTTAACCACAGCCCTGGAGATCTTCAATGAGCATGATCTGCAGGCCAGTGAGCAAGTGATGGATGTGGTAGAGGTCATTCACTGCCTGACGGCCTTATATGAACGGCTGGAGGAGGAAAGAGGCATCCTGGTCAATGTGCCACTCTGTGTGGACATGAGCCTCAACTGGCTCCTCAATGTTTTTGATAG TGGTCGCAGTGGAAAGATGCGGGCGTTGTCCTTTAAGACCGGCATTGCATGCCTGTGTGGCACTGAAGTAAAGGAAAAATTGCAAT ACCTCTTCAGCCAAGTAGCCAATTCAGGCAGCCAGTGTGACCAGCGCCACCTCGGTGTCCTGCTTCATGAGGCTATTCAGGTGCCCCGTCAGCTGGGGGAAGTGGCAGCCTTTGGGGGCAGCAACGTGGAGCCCAGTGTCCGTAGTTGCTTCCGTTTT AGCACTGGGAAGCCAGTCATTGAAGCTTCACAGTTCCTTGAGTGGGTCAACTTGGAGCCCCAATCCATGGTGTGGTTGGCTGTCCTGCATCGGGTCACCATTGCTGAGCAAGTGAAGCATCAGACCAAGTGCTCTATCTGTAGGCAGTGCCCCATCAAGGGCTTCAG GTACCGGAGTCTGAAAGAATTTAACGTGGACATCTGCCAGACCTGCTTCTTGACAGGCAGGGCCAGCAAAGGCAACAAGCTGCACTACCCCATCATGGAGTATTACACCCCG ACCACATCCAGTGAGAACATGAGGGACTTTGCCACAACTTTAAAGAACAAATTCCGCTCAAAGCATTATTTCAGCAAACACCCTCAGCGAGGTTATCTGCCTGTGCAATCAGTGCTGGAGGCTGACTACAGTGAGAC GCTGGCTTCTTCCCCGATGTTGCCACACGCTGACACACACTCCCGCATTGAGCATTTTGCCAGCAG GCTTGCTGAGATGGAAAGTCAAAATTGTTCCTTCTTTAATGACAGCCTGTCCCCGGATGACAGCAT AGATGAGGACCAGTACCTGCTGCGGCACTCCAGCCCCATTACAGACCGGGAGACAGCCTTTGgacagcaggctccatgcagcaTGGCCACAGAAAGCAAGGGGGAGCTAGAGAAGATCCTGGCACACTTAGAGGATGAGAACCG GATTCTCCAGGGAGAGCTGAGGCGCCTGAAGTGGCAGCATGAGGAGGCTGCCGAGGCCCCCACCCTGGCTGAGGGCTCTGCCGAGGTAGCACAGGACCACCACAATGAGGAGCTTCTGGCTGAGGCCCGGATCCTTCGGCAGCACAAGAGCCGCCTGGAGACACGCATGCAGATCCTTGAGGACCACAACAAGCAACTAGAGTCTCAGCTGCAGCGCTTAAGGGATCTGCTCCTGCAG CCACCCACCGAACCAGATGGCAATGGCTCTGCAGGCTCGTCCCTAGCTTCCTCTCCACAGCAGTCAGAAGGCAGTCACCCCCAGGAGAAGGGACATACTACTCCAGATACTGAGGCAGCAG ATGATGTGGGGTCAAAGAGCCAAGATGTCAGCCTGTGCTTAGAAGACATCATGGAGAAGCTCCGCCATGCCTTCCCCAGTGTGCGAAGCTCTGATGTGACTGCCAACACCCTACTGGCCTCTTGA
- the DRP2 gene encoding dystrophin-related protein 2 isoform X5 produces the protein MEELSNTLTQAEGVRATWEPIGDLFIDSLPEHIQALKLFKEEFSPMKDGVKLVNDLAHQLAISDVHLSMENSRALEQINVRWKQLQVSVGERLKQLQDAHRDFGPGSQHFLSSSVQVPWERAISPNKVPYYINHQAQTTCWDHPKMTELYQTLADLNNIKFSAYRTAMKLRRVQKALRLDLVTLTTALEIFNEHDLQASEQVMDVVEVIHCLTALYERLEEERGILVNVPLCVDMSLNWLLNVFDSGRSGKMRALSFKTGIACLCGTEVKEKLQYLFSQVANSGSQCDQRHLGVLLHEAIQVPRQLGEVAAFGGSNVEPSVRSCFRFSTGKPVIEASQFLEWVNLEPQSMVWLAVLHRVTIAEQVKHQTKCSICRQCPIKGFRYRSLKEFNVDICQTCFLTGRASKGNKLHYPIMEYYTPTTSSENMRDFATTLKNKFRSKHYFSKHPQRGYLPVQSVLEADYSETLASSPMLPHADTHSRIEHFASRLAEMESQNCSFFNDSLSPDDSIDEDQYLLRHSSPITDRETAFGQQAPCSMATESKGELEKILAHLEDENRILQGELRRLKWQHEEAAEAPTLAEGSAEVAQDHHNEELLAEARILRQHKSRLETRMQILEDHNKQLESQLQRLRDLLLQPPTEPDGNGSAGSSLASSPQQSEGSHPQEKGHTTPDTEAADDVGSKSQDVSLCLEDIMEKLRHAFPSVRSSDVTANTLLAS, from the exons ATGGAGGAATTAAGCAATACTCTGACCCAGGCTGAGGGAGTCCGAGCCACTTGGGAGCCCATTGGGGATCTCTTCATTGATTCACTCCCTGAGCACATCCAGGCTCTTAAG CTATTCAAAGAAGAATTCTCCCCTATGAAAGATGGAGTGAAATTGGTGAATGATCTGGCCCATCAACTTGCCATTTCTGATGTACACTTGTCAATGGAGAATTCCCGCGCCCTGGAGCAGATCAATGTTCGGTGGAAACAGCTACAG GTGTCAGTTGGTGAGAGGCTTAAGCAGCTCCAGGATGCCCACCGGGACTTTGGGCCTGGGTCACAGCATTTCCTCTCCT CCTCTGTGCAGGTTCCCTGGGAAAGAGCAATTTCACCCAATAAAGTTCCCTACTACATCAA CCACCAGGCTCAGACCACTTGCTGGGACCATCCCAAGATGACTGAGTTATACCAAACCCTGG CTGATCTGAACAACATTAAGTTCTCAGCTTACCGCACTGCCATGAAGCTACGCAGAGTCCAGAAGGCGCTGCGTT tgGACCTGGTAACTTTAACCACAGCCCTGGAGATCTTCAATGAGCATGATCTGCAGGCCAGTGAGCAAGTGATGGATGTGGTAGAGGTCATTCACTGCCTGACGGCCTTATATGAACGGCTGGAGGAGGAAAGAGGCATCCTGGTCAATGTGCCACTCTGTGTGGACATGAGCCTCAACTGGCTCCTCAATGTTTTTGATAG TGGTCGCAGTGGAAAGATGCGGGCGTTGTCCTTTAAGACCGGCATTGCATGCCTGTGTGGCACTGAAGTAAAGGAAAAATTGCAAT ACCTCTTCAGCCAAGTAGCCAATTCAGGCAGCCAGTGTGACCAGCGCCACCTCGGTGTCCTGCTTCATGAGGCTATTCAGGTGCCCCGTCAGCTGGGGGAAGTGGCAGCCTTTGGGGGCAGCAACGTGGAGCCCAGTGTCCGTAGTTGCTTCCGTTTT AGCACTGGGAAGCCAGTCATTGAAGCTTCACAGTTCCTTGAGTGGGTCAACTTGGAGCCCCAATCCATGGTGTGGTTGGCTGTCCTGCATCGGGTCACCATTGCTGAGCAAGTGAAGCATCAGACCAAGTGCTCTATCTGTAGGCAGTGCCCCATCAAGGGCTTCAG GTACCGGAGTCTGAAAGAATTTAACGTGGACATCTGCCAGACCTGCTTCTTGACAGGCAGGGCCAGCAAAGGCAACAAGCTGCACTACCCCATCATGGAGTATTACACCCCG ACCACATCCAGTGAGAACATGAGGGACTTTGCCACAACTTTAAAGAACAAATTCCGCTCAAAGCATTATTTCAGCAAACACCCTCAGCGAGGTTATCTGCCTGTGCAATCAGTGCTGGAGGCTGACTACAGTGAGAC GCTGGCTTCTTCCCCGATGTTGCCACACGCTGACACACACTCCCGCATTGAGCATTTTGCCAGCAG GCTTGCTGAGATGGAAAGTCAAAATTGTTCCTTCTTTAATGACAGCCTGTCCCCGGATGACAGCAT AGATGAGGACCAGTACCTGCTGCGGCACTCCAGCCCCATTACAGACCGGGAGACAGCCTTTGgacagcaggctccatgcagcaTGGCCACAGAAAGCAAGGGGGAGCTAGAGAAGATCCTGGCACACTTAGAGGATGAGAACCG GATTCTCCAGGGAGAGCTGAGGCGCCTGAAGTGGCAGCATGAGGAGGCTGCCGAGGCCCCCACCCTGGCTGAGGGCTCTGCCGAGGTAGCACAGGACCACCACAATGAGGAGCTTCTGGCTGAGGCCCGGATCCTTCGGCAGCACAAGAGCCGCCTGGAGACACGCATGCAGATCCTTGAGGACCACAACAAGCAACTAGAGTCTCAGCTGCAGCGCTTAAGGGATCTGCTCCTGCAG CCACCCACCGAACCAGATGGCAATGGCTCTGCAGGCTCGTCCCTAGCTTCCTCTCCACAGCAGTCAGAAGGCAGTCACCCCCAGGAGAAGGGACATACTACTCCAGATACTGAGGCAGCAG ATGATGTGGGGTCAAAGAGCCAAGATGTCAGCCTGTGCTTAGAAGACATCATGGAGAAGCTCCGCCATGCCTTCCCCAGTGTGCGAAGCTCTGATGTGACTGCCAACACCCTACTGGCCTCTTGA